One stretch of Pseudomonadota bacterium DNA includes these proteins:
- a CDS encoding methyltransferase domain-containing protein yields the protein METTAPILFDRTRLRKRAERARASFSQHDFLWHEAAARAEESLSYIARDFPRILAFGAQGFTPAPGTTQMIHAAHTAGNGIQLVADEECLPFADNSADAVISLLTLQWVNDIPGTLAQIRRILKPDGLFFAILPGGESLRELRSIFAATEAAQSGGVSPRVAPFIDVRDAGALLQRAGFALPVADSELLTVSYPHLFALMGDLRGAGQVNMLRAQPQHFTARKFFQEAAERYASQFSDAENRITATVEFITLTGWKPAANQQQPAKRGSGKTSLRDALAGG from the coding sequence ATGGAAACTACTGCCCCCATTCTGTTCGATCGCACCCGTCTGCGCAAGCGCGCCGAACGCGCGCGCGCCAGTTTTTCGCAGCATGATTTCCTGTGGCACGAAGCGGCAGCGCGCGCCGAAGAATCGCTTTCCTACATCGCCCGCGATTTTCCGCGCATCCTCGCCTTTGGTGCCCAGGGCTTCACGCCTGCGCCCGGCACCACGCAAATGATTCACGCCGCCCACACCGCCGGTAATGGCATCCAGCTAGTGGCGGATGAGGAATGCCTTCCCTTCGCCGACAACAGCGCGGATGCAGTCATCAGCCTGCTCACCCTGCAATGGGTCAACGACATCCCCGGCACCCTCGCCCAGATCCGCCGCATCCTGAAACCCGATGGGTTGTTTTTTGCCATCCTGCCCGGCGGCGAAAGTTTACGTGAATTGCGCAGCATTTTTGCGGCCACCGAGGCCGCCCAAAGCGGTGGCGTCAGCCCACGCGTCGCCCCGTTTATCGATGTGCGCGATGCCGGTGCCTTGCTGCAGCGCGCCGGGTTCGCCCTGCCGGTCGCCGATAGTGAATTGCTCACGGTCAGCTATCCCCATCTGTTCGCGCTGATGGGTGATTTACGCGGCGCCGGGCAGGTCAATATGCTGCGCGCCCAACCGCAGCATTTTACGGCCCGGAAATTCTTTCAGGAAGCCGCCGAGCGCTATGCCTCTCAATTTTCGGATGCAGAAAACCGCATCACCGCGACGGTGGAATTCATCACCCTCACCGGCTGGAAACCGGCTGCCAACCAGCAACAACCGGCCAAACGCGGCAGCGGCAAAACCTCGTTACGGGATGCCTTAGCGGGCGGGTGA
- a CDS encoding (deoxy)nucleoside triphosphate pyrophosphohydrolase: MKTVLVSAVALVDADGRVLLTQRPAGKSFAGMWEFPGGKIEPGELPEAALRREMQEELGVDICERCAAPLTFVSHSYDDFHLLMLLYVCRKWEGIPQPLEGQQLAWKYPHEMPALPMPPADLPLVAALIDNAPSPAR, translated from the coding sequence ATGAAAACCGTGCTCGTCAGCGCCGTGGCGTTGGTGGATGCGGATGGGCGCGTGCTGTTGACCCAGCGTCCGGCGGGCAAATCCTTCGCCGGGATGTGGGAATTCCCCGGCGGCAAAATCGAGCCCGGCGAGCTGCCCGAAGCCGCGCTGCGTCGCGAAATGCAGGAAGAGCTCGGCGTCGATATCTGCGAGCGCTGCGCCGCGCCACTCACCTTTGTGAGCCATAGCTACGATGATTTTCACCTGCTGATGCTGCTGTATGTGTGCCGCAAATGGGAGGGGATTCCTCAGCCGCTCGAAGGCCAGCAGCTCGCCTGGAAATACCCACATGAAATGCCTGCGTTGCCGATGCCGCCGGCGGATCTGCCGCTGGTTGCGGCCTTGATCGATAACGCCCCATCACCCGCCCGCTAA
- the argJ gene encoding bifunctional glutamate N-acetyltransferase/amino-acid acetyltransferase ArgJ, which yields MGTSSRSPLAPEALPFLPPIGGVRLAAAQAGIRYANRTDLLLVELAEGTAVAGVFTRSKAPSAPVDWCRSILSAGTARALVVNSGNANAFTGKRGVAAVEGTVRAVSATLGCAAAGVYLASTGVIGEPLDHRKIEAALPALHTALRADSWADAAAAIMTTDTFPKAATRAVVIDGRTVLLNGIAKGSGMIAPDMATMLAFVFTDADIAAPMLQTMLQQSNAKSFNAITVDGDTSTSDSALLFATGASGVAITAAHAAAFQQALDSLMVELAQLIVKDGEGAQKLITIAVTGAQSDDAARRIGLAIGNSPLVKTAIAGEDANWGRVVMAVGKSGEQVDRDRLQVSIGGVVIAREGERVAGYDEAPVVAHMKTRDIVIAVDIGLGTGSATVWSCDLTHGYIDINADYRS from the coding sequence ATGGGCACGTCTTCCCGCTCCCCGTTAGCGCCGGAAGCGCTGCCATTCCTGCCGCCGATTGGCGGCGTGCGCCTTGCTGCCGCGCAAGCCGGGATTCGTTACGCGAACCGGACGGATCTGCTACTGGTGGAGCTGGCGGAAGGCACGGCGGTGGCGGGCGTTTTTACCCGTTCCAAAGCGCCCTCGGCGCCGGTGGATTGGTGCCGTAGCATTTTGAGTGCGGGCACGGCGCGGGCATTAGTAGTGAATTCCGGCAATGCAAATGCGTTCACCGGCAAGCGCGGTGTCGCTGCGGTTGAAGGCACGGTGCGCGCGGTCAGCGCCACGCTGGGTTGCGCTGCGGCGGGGGTTTATCTTGCCTCCACCGGCGTCATCGGCGAGCCGCTCGACCACCGCAAAATCGAAGCGGCGCTGCCTGCGCTGCATACCGCCCTGCGCGCGGATAGCTGGGCGGATGCGGCCGCCGCCATTATGACTACGGATACGTTTCCCAAAGCCGCCACGCGCGCGGTCGTGATCGACGGGCGCACGGTGCTGCTGAACGGCATCGCCAAGGGTTCCGGCATGATCGCGCCGGACATGGCGACGATGCTGGCATTTGTGTTCACGGATGCTGACATTGCTGCGCCCATGCTGCAAACCATGCTGCAGCAAAGCAATGCGAAAAGCTTCAATGCCATCACGGTTGATGGCGACACTTCAACCAGCGACAGCGCCCTGCTTTTTGCCACGGGCGCGTCCGGCGTTGCCATTACGGCGGCGCATGCAGCTGCCTTCCAGCAGGCGCTGGATTCGCTGATGGTCGAGCTTGCGCAGCTGATCGTCAAGGATGGTGAAGGTGCGCAGAAACTCATTACCATCGCGGTCACAGGTGCGCAAAGCGATGATGCGGCGCGCCGCATTGGCCTTGCTATCGGCAACTCGCCGCTGGTGAAAACCGCCATCGCGGGCGAGGATGCCAATTGGGGCCGGGTGGTGATGGCCGTTGGCAAAAGCGGCGAGCAGGTCGATCGTGATCGGCTGCAGGTCAGCATCGGCGGGGTGGTCATCGCGCGCGAGGGCGAGCGTGTTGCCGGGTATGACGAAGCGCCTGTCGTCGCCCACATGAAAACACGCGATATTGTGATCGCGGTGGATATCGGTTTAGGCACGGGCAGCGCGACGGTTTGGAGCTGCGACCTGACGCATGGCTATATCGACATCAACGCCGATTACCGCTCATGA
- a CDS encoding peptidylprolyl isomerase has product MRLKHALLMATFLTFSVPALADEYVIMKVNNQDVTSSDVQHLWEGLFPAGQAPAFDTVKADMRDKILRAVMAEKLLYGEAIKQGVDKSEKLQKELEDVKKKLVVRTFLDAKTTDMITEADLKKDYDATIATMKDEREVRARHILLATEADAKDAKKKLDSGKSFEEVARDYSKDPGSAKQGGDLGYFTKDKMVKEFADAAFSMKKGEVSGPIKSSFGYHIIKVEDTRKVAVPTFNDMKDELRAKLQEKKLNDYITTLVKQADVKAFDAKGKELPFNKNMPTEAAPVAAPAAKTN; this is encoded by the coding sequence ATGCGCCTGAAACATGCTCTTTTGATGGCTACATTCCTGACATTTTCGGTGCCCGCCCTGGCGGATGAATATGTCATCATGAAGGTCAATAATCAGGACGTTACCTCGTCGGACGTGCAGCACTTATGGGAGGGGCTTTTCCCCGCCGGCCAGGCGCCCGCGTTCGATACCGTGAAGGCCGATATGCGCGACAAAATCCTGCGCGCGGTGATGGCCGAAAAGCTGCTTTACGGCGAGGCCATCAAGCAGGGTGTCGATAAATCCGAGAAGCTGCAAAAAGAGCTGGAGGATGTGAAGAAAAAACTGGTCGTGCGCACCTTCCTCGACGCCAAAACCACCGACATGATTACCGAAGCGGATTTGAAAAAGGATTATGACGCCACCATCGCTACCATGAAGGACGAGCGCGAAGTGCGCGCCCGCCACATCCTGCTTGCCACCGAAGCAGATGCGAAAGACGCCAAGAAAAAACTCGATTCCGGTAAGAGCTTCGAGGAAGTGGCGCGGGATTATTCGAAAGATCCGGGATCGGCCAAACAAGGCGGGGATCTGGGCTATTTCACCAAGGATAAAATGGTGAAGGAATTCGCCGATGCGGCATTTTCGATGAAAAAGGGCGAAGTTTCCGGCCCCATCAAATCCTCGTTCGGCTACCATATCATCAAGGTTGAAGACACCCGCAAAGTTGCGGTGCCAACCTTCAATGACATGAAAGATGAACTGCGCGCCAAGCTGCAGGAGAAGAAGCTGAACGATTATATCACCACCCTCGTCAAACAGGCGGATGTGAAGGCGTTCGACGCGAAGGGCAAGGAATTGCCATTCAATAAAAACATGCCGACGGAAGCAGCTCCTGTGGCTGCGCCCGCTGCCAAAACGAACTAA
- the secA gene encoding preprotein translocase subunit SecA gives MLGSIAKKIFGSSNDRLVAAYQRDVLAINALEPEMAALSDEQLRAKTDEFRAQLEAGTKLDSLLAPAFAVVREASKRVLGMRHFDVQLVGGMVLHRGMISEMRTGEGKTLVATLPSYLNALSGKGVHVVTVNDYLARRDSAWMGQVHRFLGLSVGVIVSDMEEADRRAAYGSDITYGTNNEYGFDYLRDNMKYSREEMVQRPFNYAIVDEVDSILVDEARTPLIISGPTEDNSELYVQIDRYIPKLVAVDYELDEKSRNVTLNDEGVVHMEAMLAADGLLEAGSGLYDIENVAIVHHVTQALRAHMLFKRDTDYIVKDHKVIIIDEFTGRMMEGRRYSEGLHQALEAKEKATIQNENQTLASITFQNYFRLYPKLAGMTGTAMTEAGEFADIYKLEVIEIPTHVDVARKDEHDEIYRTSEERDKAVVALIKQAHARNQPVLVGTVSIEKSESFAARLKKEKIPHQVLNARYHEQEASIISQAGRPGAVTIATNMAGRGTDIMLGGNAEMLIKAETEDMTDAVQIAQITARIKNEVAANKEIVRAAGGLFVIGTERHESRRIDNQLRGRSGRQGDPGASQFFLSLQDDLMRIFGSERMDNWLSKLGMPEGEAIIHPWMNKAIERAQTKVEQRNYEVRKNLLKFDDVMNDQRKVIYEQRIELMEVGDVHDTITDMRGDVNLALVSLHIPPQSYAESWEPGPLHLEMVRVYGLDLPIVQWAQEEGIAHEEMLARITKATDALFAEKQASFPPDVYTLAEKRVLLETLDQLWKDHLLSLDQLRQGINLRAYAQRDPLNEYKQEAFSLFEQMLNHLREVVVSRLARLQIRMELTDEIMRLKPQATAQASRVDPALAHAPQAEPHSAAQTLRMHVRPDERVTTDPTSWGKVARNEACPCGSGKKYKHCHGTL, from the coding sequence ATGCTCGGCTCCATTGCGAAAAAGATCTTCGGCAGCTCCAACGACCGGCTGGTCGCGGCCTACCAACGCGACGTGCTCGCCATCAACGCGCTGGAGCCGGAAATGGCCGCGCTGAGCGACGAGCAGCTGCGCGCCAAAACGGATGAATTCCGCGCCCAACTTGAAGCCGGGACCAAACTCGACAGCCTGCTTGCCCCCGCTTTTGCGGTGGTGCGTGAAGCCTCCAAACGCGTGCTCGGCATGCGCCATTTCGATGTGCAGCTGGTCGGCGGCATGGTGCTGCATCGCGGCATGATTTCCGAGATGCGCACCGGCGAAGGCAAAACCCTCGTCGCCACCTTACCGTCCTACCTCAACGCCCTTTCGGGCAAAGGCGTGCATGTGGTCACCGTCAACGATTACCTCGCCCGCCGCGATTCGGCATGGATGGGGCAGGTGCACCGCTTCCTCGGCCTCAGCGTCGGCGTCATCGTCAGCGATATGGAAGAAGCCGACCGCCGCGCCGCCTATGGAAGCGACATCACCTACGGCACCAACAACGAATACGGCTTCGACTACCTGCGCGACAACATGAAATACAGCCGTGAAGAAATGGTGCAGCGCCCATTCAACTACGCGATTGTCGATGAGGTGGATTCCATCCTGGTCGATGAGGCGCGCACGCCGCTGATCATTTCCGGGCCGACGGAGGATAACTCCGAGCTGTATGTGCAGATCGACCGCTACATTCCCAAGCTCGTCGCGGTTGATTACGAGCTGGACGAAAAATCCCGCAACGTGACCCTCAACGACGAGGGCGTGGTGCATATGGAAGCCATGCTCGCCGCTGACGGCCTGCTGGAAGCCGGCAGCGGGCTCTATGACATCGAGAACGTCGCCATCGTCCACCATGTGACGCAGGCCCTGCGCGCCCACATGCTGTTCAAGCGCGATACGGATTACATCGTCAAGGACCACAAGGTCATCATCATCGATGAATTCACCGGCCGCATGATGGAAGGCCGCCGCTATTCCGAAGGGCTGCACCAGGCGCTCGAAGCCAAGGAAAAAGCGACGATCCAGAACGAGAACCAAACCCTCGCCTCGATCACTTTCCAGAATTATTTCCGCCTCTATCCGAAACTGGCCGGGATGACCGGCACCGCGATGACGGAAGCGGGCGAATTCGCCGATATCTACAAGCTCGAAGTCATCGAGATCCCGACCCATGTCGATGTCGCCCGCAAGGACGAGCATGACGAGATTTACCGCACCAGCGAAGAGCGCGATAAGGCGGTGGTCGCCCTCATCAAGCAAGCCCATGCGCGCAACCAGCCGGTACTGGTCGGCACGGTGTCGATCGAGAAATCCGAATCCTTCGCCGCCCGGTTGAAGAAAGAAAAAATCCCGCATCAGGTGCTCAACGCGCGCTACCACGAGCAGGAAGCAAGCATCATCTCGCAGGCGGGTCGCCCGGGGGCGGTCACCATCGCCACCAACATGGCGGGCCGCGGCACGGATATCATGCTCGGCGGCAATGCCGAAATGCTGATCAAGGCCGAAACCGAGGATATGACGGATGCGGTGCAAATCGCGCAGATCACGGCCCGCATCAAAAACGAAGTCGCGGCCAATAAGGAAATCGTCCGCGCTGCGGGCGGCCTGTTCGTCATCGGCACGGAGCGCCACGAATCGCGGCGGATCGATAACCAGCTGCGCGGCCGTTCGGGCCGTCAGGGCGATCCGGGCGCATCGCAATTCTTCCTGTCGCTGCAGGATGACCTGATGCGTATTTTCGGTTCCGAGCGGATGGATAACTGGCTGAGCAAACTGGGCATGCCCGAGGGCGAAGCCATCATCCACCCATGGATGAACAAGGCCATCGAACGCGCGCAAACCAAGGTCGAGCAGCGCAACTACGAAGTGCGCAAAAACCTGCTGAAATTCGATGATGTGATGAACGACCAGCGCAAGGTGATCTACGAGCAGCGCATCGAGCTGATGGAAGTGGGCGATGTACACGACACCATCACCGACATGCGTGGCGATGTGAACCTCGCCCTCGTCAGCCTGCATATCCCGCCGCAATCCTATGCGGAGAGCTGGGAGCCCGGCCCGCTGCATCTGGAAATGGTGCGCGTGTATGGCCTCGATTTGCCAATCGTTCAATGGGCGCAGGAAGAAGGCATTGCTCACGAGGAAATGCTCGCCCGCATCACCAAAGCAACGGATGCATTGTTCGCCGAAAAACAAGCAAGCTTCCCACCGGATGTCTACACCCTCGCCGAAAAACGCGTGCTGCTCGAAACCCTCGACCAGCTTTGGAAAGACCACCTTCTCTCGCTCGACCAGCTGCGTCAGGGCATCAACCTGCGCGCCTACGCGCAGCGCGATCCGCTGAACGAATATAAGCAGGAAGCGTTCAGCCTGTTCGAGCAGATGCTCAACCATCTGCGCGAAGTGGTTGTCTCGCGCCTCGCCCGCCTGCAGATCCGCATGGAGCTGACGGATGAGATCATGCGCCTGAAGCCGCAAGCCACCGCACAGGCCAGCCGGGTCGATCCCGCCCTCGCCCACGCACCGCAAGCGGAGCCGCACAGCGCCGCCCAAACGCTGCGCATGCATGTGCGGCCTGATGAGCGCGTGACCACCGACCCGACCTCATGGGGCAAAGTCGCCCGCAACGAGGCCTGCCCCTGTGGTTCCGGCAAAAAATACAAGCATTGCCATGGGACGCTTTAA
- a CDS encoding cyclic nucleotide-binding protein → MTLFTVIGLIGVVGVLAAYGLLSSGRVKADEARYQWLNIAGTAGILISLGAQWNFASFVANAAWLLIGLVGLGRIYLKRRR, encoded by the coding sequence ATGACGCTGTTCACCGTCATTGGCCTGATCGGCGTCGTCGGTGTGCTTGCGGCCTATGGGTTGCTGTCATCGGGGCGCGTGAAGGCGGATGAGGCGCGCTACCAGTGGCTGAATATTGCGGGCACGGCGGGCATTCTGATCTCGCTTGGCGCGCAATGGAATTTCGCTTCCTTTGTTGCAAACGCAGCGTGGCTACTCATCGGCCTGGTTGGCCTTGGCCGCATTTACCTGAAACGGAGACGCTAA
- the aspS gene encoding aspartate--tRNA ligase: MHAYRSHTCNALGLTDVGATIRLSGWVHRVRDHGQLVFIDLRDHYGITQCVVDSASPIFETAQRLKNESVITVTGKATARPTETVNAELATGGIEVQIAQLQVESVADVLPLQVNSDAEFPEATRLTYRFLDLRREKLHRNIVLRSKIISSLRQRMTGQGFLEYQTPILTASSPEGARDYLVPSRVHPGKFYALPQAPQMFKQLLMVSGFDRYFQIAPCFRDEDARADRSPGEFYQLDIEMSFVTQDDVFAAIEPVMVGVFEEFSDWKVTPAPFVRIPYDTAMLEYGSDKPDLRNPLKIADVSDIWEGSEFSIFNAVMKSGGVIRAIPAPGCADKPRSFFDNMIELAKANGAKGLAYIGFDADGGGKGPIAKFLNAEKTEALKSRLGLKNGDAVFFSSGAKLEAATIAGKVRTNIAEQLNLIEQGVYKFCWVVDFPYYEWNEDDKKIDFSHNPFSMPQGGLEALEAAKSNEDLLAIKAFQYDIVCNGVELSSGAIRNHKPEIMVKAFEIAGYTREDVQSRFAALFNAFHYGAPPHGGLAPGVDRMVMLIANEPNIREVICFPMNQQAQDLLMQAPNMADEKALRELHIQLSPKAKQALEDEKNKDVAA; the protein is encoded by the coding sequence ATGCACGCTTACCGTAGCCACACTTGCAACGCCCTTGGTTTAACCGATGTCGGCGCGACGATTCGCCTGTCCGGCTGGGTGCACCGGGTGCGCGACCATGGGCAGCTGGTGTTCATCGACCTGCGCGACCATTACGGTATCACGCAATGCGTAGTCGATTCGGCCAGCCCCATCTTCGAGACGGCGCAGCGGTTGAAGAATGAATCGGTCATCACCGTTACCGGCAAGGCGACGGCGCGGCCGACCGAAACGGTGAATGCGGAACTCGCCACCGGCGGCATCGAAGTGCAGATCGCGCAATTGCAGGTCGAATCGGTGGCGGATGTGCTGCCGCTACAAGTGAACTCGGATGCGGAATTCCCGGAGGCGACGCGCCTGACCTACCGCTTCCTCGATTTGCGCCGCGAGAAGCTGCACCGCAACATTGTGCTGCGCAGCAAAATCATCTCCAGCCTGCGCCAGCGGATGACGGGGCAGGGCTTCCTTGAATACCAGACACCGATCCTGACGGCGTCCTCGCCGGAAGGCGCGCGTGATTACCTGGTGCCAAGCCGCGTGCATCCGGGCAAGTTTTATGCGCTGCCGCAAGCGCCGCAGATGTTCAAGCAACTGCTGATGGTGTCGGGCTTCGACCGCTATTTCCAGATCGCACCCTGCTTCCGCGATGAAGATGCGCGCGCCGACCGCTCGCCCGGCGAGTTCTACCAGCTCGATATCGAGATGAGCTTCGTGACGCAGGACGACGTGTTCGCGGCGATTGAGCCGGTGATGGTCGGCGTGTTCGAGGAATTCTCGGACTGGAAAGTAACGCCGGCACCGTTCGTGCGCATTCCGTATGACACGGCGATGCTGGAATATGGCTCCGATAAGCCCGATCTGCGCAACCCGCTGAAAATTGCGGATGTGAGCGATATCTGGGAAGGGTCGGAATTCTCGATTTTCAACGCTGTCATGAAATCCGGCGGGGTGATCCGCGCGATTCCGGCGCCCGGCTGTGCGGATAAGCCGCGCAGTTTCTTCGACAACATGATCGAGCTGGCCAAAGCCAACGGTGCGAAAGGCCTCGCTTATATCGGCTTCGATGCGGATGGCGGCGGCAAAGGGCCGATTGCTAAATTCCTGAACGCTGAGAAAACAGAGGCGCTAAAATCGCGTCTTGGCCTCAAAAATGGCGATGCCGTCTTTTTCTCTTCCGGTGCAAAACTGGAGGCCGCCACCATTGCGGGCAAAGTGCGCACCAACATTGCCGAGCAGCTCAACCTCATCGAGCAGGGCGTTTACAAGTTCTGCTGGGTGGTGGATTTCCCTTATTACGAATGGAACGAGGACGACAAGAAAATCGACTTCTCGCACAACCCGTTCAGCATGCCGCAAGGTGGGCTTGAAGCGCTGGAAGCGGCGAAAAGCAACGAGGATCTGCTCGCCATCAAGGCCTTCCAATACGACATTGTGTGCAACGGCGTTGAGCTTTCCTCGGGCGCGATTCGTAACCACAAGCCCGAGATCATGGTCAAAGCATTCGAGATCGCGGGCTATACGCGCGAGGATGTGCAGAGCCGTTTCGCTGCGCTGTTCAATGCCTTCCATTATGGCGCACCGCCGCATGGCGGGTTGGCACCGGGCGTCGACCGCATGGTGATGCTGATTGCGAACGAGCCCAACATCCGCGAGGTGATTTGCTTCCCGATGAACCAGCAGGCGCAGGATCTGCTGATGCAGGCGCCGAATATGGCGGACGAAAAAGCGCTGCGCGAACTCCACATCCAGCTTTCGCCGAAAGCGAAGCAAGCGCTGGAAGATGAGAAAAACAAGGACGTCGCGGCGTAA
- a CDS encoding MarC family protein: MDMEFIKNAFITMFVALDPPGLIAIFLGLTAHMTRTDRKATAYRAVVVAFGILAAAALCGQMVLELLGITIPAFRIAGGLLLFYIAFEMVFEKREPRKSHAAEETIEHDHPKNIAVFPLAIPMMAGPGAITATILQASNAGDNWLNQLGLIMVLAAVVACCLVSFLLANQMDRLLGNTGRIVLSRLLGLLLAALAIQIIGDGVLAFR; encoded by the coding sequence ATGGATATGGAATTTATCAAAAATGCTTTCATCACCATGTTTGTCGCGCTCGACCCGCCGGGGCTGATTGCGATTTTCCTTGGCCTGACTGCGCATATGACGCGCACGGACCGCAAAGCGACGGCCTACCGCGCGGTGGTGGTGGCGTTTGGCATTCTGGCGGCGGCGGCGCTGTGTGGGCAAATGGTGCTGGAGCTGCTGGGCATCACGATTCCGGCATTCCGCATCGCGGGCGGGTTGCTGCTGTTCTATATTGCGTTTGAAATGGTGTTCGAGAAGCGCGAGCCGCGCAAGAGCCATGCGGCGGAAGAAACCATCGAGCATGACCACCCGAAAAATATTGCCGTGTTCCCGCTCGCGATTCCGATGATGGCGGGGCCGGGGGCGATCACCGCGACCATTCTGCAGGCAAGCAATGCGGGCGATAACTGGCTTAACCAGCTGGGGCTGATTATGGTGCTGGCGGCAGTGGTTGCCTGCTGTTTGGTGAGTTTCCTGCTGGCGAACCAGATGGACCGCCTGCTGGGCAATACCGGCCGCATTGTGCTGTCGCGCCTGCTGGGGCTGCTGCTGGCGGCGCTCGCCATCCAGATCATTGGCGACGGGGTGCTGGCCTTTCGCTAG
- the rnd gene encoding ribonuclease D, which produces MNTRTITTSDDLAQFCATFGDEQFITVDTEFIRERTYFPQLCLMQVATSKEAVAIDPIAGPDMDMTPLYDAFANERLIKVFHAAKQDIEIFVKESGRVPYPLYDTQLAAMVCGYGESISYENLVRDLVGASLDKASRFTDWARRPLSDRQLVYALDDVIHLRVIYEKLQQRITEQHRGAWIAQEMDAIADITQYRVEADRAWIRLKVKSRSPLVLQVLRAAAGWREEMAAKKNVPRQRILKDEWVAQIALQMPETVEQLLDVRGLNGQLNKEMMASLIEAMQTARQAPKETFPQPEDRDKPMPAAQEACLDQLKLLLRQKCEDAHVVPRLVADKYVLEDLVRGKLSFEQSPLGQGWRYDVFGKSAQELLAGNLTARVAPHRGGYGLVWSE; this is translated from the coding sequence ATGAACACACGCACCATCACGACCAGCGACGACCTCGCCCAATTCTGCGCCACCTTCGGCGACGAGCAATTCATCACCGTCGATACCGAATTCATCCGCGAGCGCACCTATTTCCCCCAGCTCTGCCTGATGCAGGTGGCAACCTCCAAGGAAGCCGTCGCCATCGACCCCATCGCCGGGCCGGATATGGACATGACGCCGCTGTATGACGCCTTCGCCAATGAGCGCCTCATCAAAGTGTTCCACGCCGCCAAGCAGGATATCGAGATTTTCGTCAAGGAATCCGGCCGCGTTCCTTACCCGCTCTATGACACCCAGCTGGCCGCCATGGTTTGCGGCTATGGCGAATCCATCTCCTATGAAAACCTGGTGCGCGACCTTGTCGGCGCCAGCCTCGACAAAGCCTCACGCTTCACCGATTGGGCGCGCCGCCCCTTGTCGGATCGCCAGCTCGTTTACGCGCTGGATGACGTGATCCACCTGCGCGTGATTTACGAAAAACTGCAGCAGCGCATCACCGAGCAACACCGCGGGGCGTGGATTGCGCAGGAGATGGACGCAATTGCCGACATCACCCAATACCGCGTCGAGGCCGATCGCGCGTGGATTCGCCTGAAGGTGAAAAGCCGCTCGCCGCTGGTGCTGCAGGTGCTGCGCGCCGCCGCCGGTTGGCGCGAGGAAATGGCCGCGAAGAAAAACGTCCCCCGCCAGCGCATTCTGAAGGATGAATGGGTTGCCCAGATCGCCCTGCAGATGCCCGAAACGGTGGAGCAATTGCTCGATGTGCGCGGCCTCAACGGCCAGCTGAACAAAGAGATGATGGCATCCCTGATCGAGGCCATGCAGACCGCACGTCAGGCACCTAAGGAAACCTTCCCGCAGCCGGAAGACCGCGACAAACCCATGCCCGCCGCGCAGGAAGCCTGCCTCGACCAGCTCAAACTGCTGCTGCGCCAAAAATGCGAGGACGCCCATGTCGTCCCGCGCCTCGTCGCCGATAAATATGTGTTGGAAGACCTCGTGCGCGGCAAGCTCAGCTTCGAGCAAAGCCCGCTCGGCCAGGGCTGGCGCTACGATGTGTTCGGCAAATCCGCACAGGAACTGCTCGCCGGCAACCTCACCGCCCGCGTCGCCCCGCATCGCGGCGGCTACGGGCTGGTCTGGAGCGAGTAA